A segment of the Oligoflexia bacterium genome:
TCTCTAAATCCCGACGTTTCATTTAATTTAGCCCACGAAAAGACCTTCCTGGAGTTTATGAGAGAGCCTTCATATCTTGAGAATGTCTTGGCGGAACTCCCAAAGAAAAAGAAAACTCTAATTTTCATTGATGAAATCCAAAAGATCCCTCGATTAATGAACACCCTTCAAGTGTTGATCGATGAAAATAAAGAAGACTATCGATTCATTCTCACAGGTTCAAGTGCAAGAAAACTAAAGAGGAATAAAACAAATATGTTACCCGGCAGGCTTCATACTTACGAGCTAGGTTCTTTAACCTCTAAGGAGTTGGAGTATTCGCTAGATACGAACAAGGTTTTAAGTTTAGGCAGCTTGCCCGAAATATATTTAGAACAAGATCTTAAGTCAGCAAAGAAGCTATTAAAATCATATGCCACTACCTATCTTCATGAAGAAATCAAAGCAGAAGCTTTGACGAAAAACTTGGAATCATTCACACGGTTTCTTTTTAAAATGGCCGCTGAATCTTCAAAATTTCTTGATCTATCAAAAATATCAAGAGTAAGTGCAGTTCCACGACAAACGACGCAGAGATTTTTTGAGATCATGGAAGATACTCTCATCATAAAACGCTGTGACGCCTTTGCTAAAAGCGATAAACGAAGACTCACGCAACACCCACGGTTTTTCTTTTTTGATACGGGTGTTGTCAATGCAATGCTAAATAACTTTATGCCATCGGCAGATCGCATGGGTTTTTTATTTGAAACATTGGTGTTCAACCAGCTCTCAACTTCACTAGCCTATACAGACGAAGATTACCGCATCTCCTCATACCGAACTGAAGCTGGCACTGAAATCGACTTTATTCTAGAACTTGGGGAAAGACTTATAGCCATCGAAGTAAAGGTCGGCGGTTACAGCGATAAGGATTTGCGAGGATTTGAAAGTTTTCAAAGTTTCGTTGGGAAAAAAGAAATAGAAAAAATCGTCCTTGTTCCAGACAAACAAAGAAGTCAAAAAACCGGGGACATTCGCTTTTTAAGCTGGCAGGATTTTTTGAAAGAAAATGATTGGTAATCTTTTAATAAAAAATATACTTTAAAGTTCCAAACAGTAACCCTTGAGCTTCTCTATAAGGAAGACTTTGGT
Coding sequences within it:
- a CDS encoding AAA family ATPase, yielding MIERTLQSPLVNSLKTKSILLLGPRQTGKSTLIKSLNPDVSFNLAHEKTFLEFMREPSYLENVLAELPKKKKTLIFIDEIQKIPRLMNTLQVLIDENKEDYRFILTGSSARKLKRNKTNMLPGRLHTYELGSLTSKELEYSLDTNKVLSLGSLPEIYLEQDLKSAKKLLKSYATTYLHEEIKAEALTKNLESFTRFLFKMAAESSKFLDLSKISRVSAVPRQTTQRFFEIMEDTLIIKRCDAFAKSDKRRLTQHPRFFFFDTGVVNAMLNNFMPSADRMGFLFETLVFNQLSTSLAYTDEDYRISSYRTEAGTEIDFILELGERLIAIEVKVGGYSDKDLRGFESFQSFVGKKEIEKIVLVPDKQRSQKTGDIRFLSWQDFLKENDW